Proteins co-encoded in one Aspergillus luchuensis IFO 4308 DNA, chromosome 6, nearly complete sequence genomic window:
- a CDS encoding uncharacterized protein (CAZy:AA9;~COG:S;~EggNog:ENOG410PUJ0;~InterPro:IPR000254,IPR035971,IPR005103;~PFAM:PF00734,PF03443;~SECRETED:SignalP(1-20);~go_component: GO:0005576 - extracellular region [Evidence IEA];~go_function: GO:0030248 - cellulose binding [Evidence IEA];~go_process: GO:0005975 - carbohydrate metabolic process [Evidence IEA]): protein MKYLPLAVAVTASLAPTASAHYIFSKLVLNGEASADWQYIRETTRSICYEPTKFTNTFDNLTPNDNDFRCNLGSFSNAAKTDVAEVAAGDTIGMKLFYDTSIAHPGPGQVFMSKAPTGNVQEYEGDGEWFKIWERTLCNEEGDLTKDAWCTWGMSEFEFQIPAETPAGEYLVRAEHVGLHGAQANEAEFFYSCAQVKVTGSGTGSPSLTYQIPGLYNDSMTLFNGLNLWVDSAEKIQTDILETPIGDDVWNGSGSGSSSAASPSVSSASVASPGTTTAAVHAYVQTPASSSSSSSSNIQSAAASSGNLVSHWGQCGGLGYAGPTECESPCTCVEQNPWYHQCVTSA, encoded by the exons ATGAAGTACCTTCCTCTGGCCGTTGCAGTCACTGCCAGTCTGGCACCTACGGCTTCCGCTCATTATATCTTCAGCAAGCTCGTGTTGAACGGAGAGGCTTCTGCGGACTGGCAGTACATTCGTGAGACCACTCGCAGCATCTGCTACGAGCCTACCAAGTTCACCAACACTTTTGACAATTTGACACCCAACGACAACGATTTTCGTTGCAACCTGGGCTCGTTCAGCAATGCCGCAAAGACCGACGTCGCCGAGGTAGCGGCGGGCGATACCATCGGGATGAAGCTCTTCTACGACACCAGTATTGCGCACCCCGGCCCGGGCCAAGTTT TTATGTCCAAGGCACCCACCGGCAATGTCCAGGAATACGAAGGCGACGGCGAATGGTTCAAGATCTGGGAAAGAACGCTTTGCAACGAGGAAGGCGACTTGACCAAGGACGCCTGGTGCACCTGGGGCATGTCCGAGTTCGAGTTCCAGATTCCTGCTGAGACTCCAGCAGGCGAGTACCTGGTGCGCGCCGAGCATGTGGGCTTGCATGGAGCTCAGGCCAACGAGGCTGAATTCTTCTACAG CTGTGCACAGGTAAAGGTCACAGGCTCGGGAACTGGATCTCCCAGTCTCACATACCAGATCCCCGGTCTCTACAACGACAGCATGACCCTGTTCAACGGCCTCAATCTTTGGGTCGACTCGGCCGAGAAGATTCAGACGGATATACTGGAAACGCCGATTGGGGATGACGTGTGGAACGGAAGCGGTTCGGGAAGCTCATCTGCTGCCTCCCCTTCGGTCAGTAGTGCATCTGTCGCAAGCCCGGGTACAACTACCGCTGCCGTGCATGCCTACGTTCAGACccccgccagcagcagcagcagcagcagcagcaacattCAATCCGCGGCCGCTAGCTCGGGAAATCTTGTCTCGCACTGGGGCCAATGCGGAGGCCTTGGTTATGCTGGCCCAACCGAGTGTGAGTCGCCTTGCACCTGCGTGGAGCAGAACCCTTGGTACCATCAATGTGTTACTTCGGCCTGA
- a CDS encoding uncharacterized protein (COG:S;~EggNog:ENOG410PVFI;~InterPro:IPR036864,IPR007219,IPR001138;~PFAM:PF00172,PF04082;~go_function: GO:0000981 - DNA-binding transcription factor activity, RNA polymerase II-specific [Evidence IEA];~go_function: GO:0003677 - DNA binding [Evidence IEA];~go_function: GO:0008270 - zinc ion binding [Evidence IEA];~go_process: GO:0006351 - transcription, DNA-templated [Evidence IEA];~go_process: GO:0006355 - regulation of transcription, DNA-templated [Evidence IEA]), with translation MLGNNLIHNGAIQEVSGFLRRKRKAVNCEECRRSKLRCDRQHPCGACKRRKRESSCSYETPSAPSVSRKTRRKPVTTSASSALSGGAGFPATPTRKNAVSSISQSEQTISEVETSPPGVHWETVLERPVPEEDVNDTLSPLSISPRISLQEMIDSLPPKSCCDYLVSHFFKHIFALFPILHGPTFQKQYTAFMQRPQDVDLPWLALLFGLCSLSLNTLDESDPRLRCVWSQLPSSITQAASTVPITVSVSRRLLRTAITCLLQGDFLIRHTFSTFEALLMVIYSLSHNESVDQGWALLGMALNIGIALRCNVEQKNLGTIETERRRRCWAGLLTLHTYQGMLFRDFDMSYLLSIQAPLPADVNDVDVTNEGIVQQSCSEPTQMSVMMAKLRLFRLSTQICRHTSGSSRLDQQALRDLDAAIAEEQERWDAAYMVDGSPNILDSNRYAYWCVLQTYAHHLYLLLHRPFHHSKASCFLAISRERCISSSAALISLHRQLYEAPILRNYFWLLSGVISLKALHAAVALNSCLQDDPEHNLDSFREEIESLTARMKDLSGRSHICHRAYRILRHLQAQAGAGDPPAGSSETPFENLFEDLTNIREWMDADLVDWNMDGQYNVFTP, from the exons ATGCTGGGCAACAACTTGATCCATAACGGGGCCATCCAGGAAGTGTCCGGATTCCTTCGGCGAAAGCGCAAAGCTGTTAATTGCGAGGAATGTCGACGCTCTAAGTTGCGATGCGATCGTCAGCATCCTTGTGGCGCGTGCAAGCGCCGCAAGCGCGAATCTAGTTGTTCATATGAGACCCCTTCTGCGCCATCTGTATCAAGAAAAACTCGCAGGAAGCCTGTGACCACTTCGGCGTCATCTGCGTTGAGTGGCGGAGCAGGATTCCCGGCTACACCGACACGAAAGAATGCCGTCTCTTCAATTTCACAATCCGAACAGACTATATCTGAAGTAGAAACATCACCTCCCGGTGTACACTGGGAAACCGTGCTTGAGCGCCCTGTGCCAGAGGAGGATGTTAATGACACACTATCACCCCTTTCTATAAGCCCTCGCATCTCTCTCCAGGAAATGATTGACTCGCTTCCCCCGAAGTCATGTTGCGACTATCTGGTTTCACACTTTTTTAAACATATCTTCGCATTGTTTCCCATTCTTCATGGTCCAACTTTCCAGAAACAGTATACGGCGTTCATGCAACGCCCTCAAGATGTCGACTTACCTTGGCTAGCTTTGCTTTTCGGTTTATGTTCTTTGTCTCTGAACACTCTAGATGAAAGTGACCCCAGGCTAAGGTGTGTCTGGTCTCAGCTGCCTTCGAGTATCACACAAGCTGCAAGCACGGTTCCTATCACGGTTTCTGTTTCTCGCCGTCTGCTTCGGACTGCAATAACCTGTCTTCTGCAGGGCGATTTCTTGATTAGGCACACATTCAGCACCTTCGAGGCTCTATTAATGGTGATATATAGCCTCTCTCACAATGAATCTGTCGACCAAGGCTGGGCCCTTTTGGGAATGGCATTGAATATTGGCATTGCGTTACGTTGCAATGTGGAACAGAAGAACCTGGGCACCATCGAGACCGAAAGGCGGCGACGCTGTTGGGCTGGTCTTTTGACATTGCACACGTATCAGGGAATGCTTTTCCGGGATTTCGATATGTCATACCTTCTCAGCATTCAAGCTCCTTTACCTGCCGATGTTAATGATGTCGATGTTACCAACGAGGGCATTGTGCAGCAATCTTGTAGCGAGCCCACACAGATGTCCGTCATGATGGCCAAGCTTCGACTGTTCCGGCTTTCCACTCAGATCTGTCGTCATACCTCGGGGTCTTCACGTCTCGACCAGCAGGCCTTGCGTGATCTCGATGCTGCGATAGCGGAAGAGCAAGAACGGTGGGACGCGGCCTATATGGTTGATGGCTCTCCCAATATTTTGGATTCTAATCGCTACGCCTATTGGTGCGTCTTACAGACGTACGCGCATCATCTCTACCTTCTGCTACACCGGCCGTTTCACCATTCCAAAGCATCTTGCTTTCTTGCAATCTCCAGAGAAAGGTGTATTAGCTCCAGCGCAGCTCTGATTTCTCTTCACAGACAACTCTACGAAGCTCCAATCCTCCGAAACTACTTCTGGTTGCTTAGTGGGGTGATCAGTCTGAAAGCACTCCATGCAGCCGTGGCCCTGAATTCGTGTCTCCAAGATGACCCAGAACATAATTTAGACTCTTTTCGAGAGGAGATTGAAAGCTTGACTGCCCGCATGAAAGATCTCTCGGGCCGAAGTCATATCTGTCACAGAGCATATCGCATACTTCGCCATTTACA AGCCCAAGCAGGGGCAGGCGACCCACCAGCAGGGAGCTCGGAGACCCCGTTCGAGAATCTATTTGAAGATTTGACAAATATCcgagaatggatggatgcagatcTGGTCGATTGG AATATGGATGGACAATACAATGTCTTTACACCATAA
- the SUL2_3 gene encoding SLC26/SulP family anion transporter (COG:P;~EggNog:ENOG410PFD9;~InterPro:IPR002645,IPR001902,IPR018045,IPR036513, IPR011547;~PFAM:PF00916,PF01740;~TransMembrane:10 (i59-76o82-102i109-125o131-149i161-183o243-262i274-296o368-384i405-428o462-494i);~go_component: GO:0016020 - membrane [Evidence IEA];~go_component: GO:0016021 - integral component of membrane [Evidence IEA];~go_function: GO:0008271 - secondary active sulfate transmembrane transporter activity [Evidence IEA];~go_function: GO:0015116 - sulfate transmembrane transporter activity [Evidence IEA];~go_process: GO:0008272 - sulfate transport [Evidence IEA];~go_process: GO:0055085 - transmembrane transport [Evidence IEA]), with the protein MTTKVGHLLAKVLGIDLASNTDPYLRDGSDTAGHYVETEPTAGEWLRELVPSRRQIGRYFYDLFPFLHWIMSYNLQWFIGDLIAGVTVGAVVIPQGMAYAILAKLPAEYGLYSSFMGVLIYWFFATSKDITIGPVAVMSTLVGTIIIEVQKDYPDVDGPTIAGALAIICGAIVTFIGLFRLGFIVDFIPLPAITAFMTGSAINVCAGQVKTVLGETADFSTRGSTYMVIINTLKYLPTSQMDAAMGLTALAMLYAIRAACNYGTRKYPRKAKLFFFLNTLRTVFVILFYTMISAAVNLHRRNNPAFKMLGKVPYGFQHAGVPKINVDIIKTFAKELPAAVIVLVIEHIAISKSFGRVNNYTINPSQEFIAIGISNLLGPFLGGYPATGSFSRTAIKAKSGVRTPLAGVITAIVVLLAIYALPALFFFIPSSSLSAVIIHAVGDLITPPKVIYQFWRVSPLDALIALIGIIVIIFSSIEDGIYCTICISVAVLLFRIAKARGQFLGQVQIHSVIGDHLVEETGSAKEFNSAAQLSSSDYKHTSSRTVFLPLKHSDGSNPTIPISQPAPGVFIYRVSEGFNYPNANHYTDNLVEHIFESTRRTNPSLYATPGDRPWNDPAPRKSKAEQIANSTEKPLLRAVILDFSAVNNVDVTSVQNLIDVRSQLDRYAAPDRVQWHFAHINNRWTKRALAAAGFGRPLDVPELKPIFNITEAVYSGDSSDQRASDIESQAGDQLKQSKSRDDKNAGVLSIREMDEAAKGSERTAVQRRGDGKPAVVTGVNLPLFHIDLKSALECVMASVSDTPGKVHAS; encoded by the exons ATGACCACAAAAGTTGGCCATCTTCTGGCGAAGGTGCTCGGAATCGATCTGGCATCGAACACCGACCCATACCTTCGTGATGGATCAGATACTGCTGGTCATTATGTCGAAACAGAGCCAACAGCCGGTGAATGGCTGCGCGAGCTTGTACCATCCCGTCGCCAAATTGGTCGCTACTTCTACGACTTGTTCCCTTTTCTTCACTGGATCATGAGCTACAATTTGCAGTGGTTCATCGGTGATCTGATCGCAG GTGTTACTGTCGGGGCTGTGGTCATCCCACAAGGCATGGCATACGCCATTCTAGCCAAGTTGCCTGCCGAATATGGACTATATTCCTCCTTTATGGGCGTGTTAATATACTGGTTCTTCGCCACATCAAAGGATATCACCATCGGT CCGGTGGCCGTCATGTCCACCTTAGTTggaaccatcatcatcgaagtTCAGAAAGACTACCCTGACGTCGACGGCCCAACGATCGCCGGAGCCCTTGCCATCATCTGCGGTGCGATCGTGACCTTCATTGGCCTGTTCCGTCTCGGATTCATCGTCGACTTCATCCCTCTTCCTGCGATTACCGCCTTCATGACCGGATCTGCGATCAATGTGTGCGCCGGACAAGTCAAGACAGTCTTGGGAGAAACGGCCGATTTTTCTACCCGTGGATCGACATACatggtcatcatcaatacCTTGAAATATCTGCCCACCTCGCAGATGGATGCTGCCATGGGCTTGACGGCACTTGCCATGCTGTATGCTATCCGCGCGGCATGCAACTATGGAACTAGGAAATACCCTCGGAAGGCGAagctcttctttttcctcaaTACCCTTCGCACGGTCTTTGTGATTCTATTCTATACAATGATTAGTGCTGCAGTCAATCTCCATCGTCGCAACAATCCGGCCTTCAAGATGCTGGGCAAAGTTCCTTATGGGTTTCAGCATGCGGGCGTTCCCAAAATCAACGTTGATATTATCAAGACCTTTGCAAAAGAGCTGCCGGCAGCAGTGATTGTCTTGGTGATCGAGCATATTGCTATCTCAAAATCCTTCGGTCGCGTCAACAACTACACCATCAATCCTTCCCAAGAGTTCATCGCTATTGGCATCTCAAACCTCCTCGGGCCCTTCCTGGGTGGCTACCCTGCCACTGGTTCGTTCTCTCGCACTGCTATCAAAGCCAAGTCCGGTGTACGGACGCCGCTGGCCGGCGTCATCACCGCCATTGTTGTTCTGCTTGCCATTTACGCCCTTCCAGCTCTGTTCTTCTTTATTCCCAGCTCATCACTTTCTGCTGTTATCATTCACGCCGTCGGCGACTTGATCACACCACCTAAAGTCATCTACCAATTTTGGCGCGTCTCACCTCTTGATGCTCTCATTGCTTTAATCGGAATCATCGTCattatcttctccagcattgAAGACGGCATCTACTGCACAATCTGCATCTCGGTCGCAGTCTTGCTATTCCGCATCGCCAAAGCCCGTGGTCAGTTCCTCGGCCAGGTCCAGATCCACTCCGTTATCGGCGACCACCTTGTAGAAGAAACCGGATCAGCCAAGGAATTCAACTCCGCCGCTCAGCTTTCCAGCTCCGACTACAAGCATACCTCTAGTCGAActgtcttccttcccctAAAACACAGCGACGGTTCCAACCCgaccatccccatctcccaGCCCGCACCAGGCGTCTTCATCTACCGCGTCTCCGAAGGCTTCAACTACCCCAACGCCAACCACTATACCGACAATCTGGTCGAACACATCTTCGAATCTACCCGACGCACTAATCCATCCTTATACGCAACCCCCGGCGACCGACCATGGAATGACCCCGCCCCTCGCAAAAGCAAGGCCGAACAAATCGCCAACTCCACAGAGAAACCTTTGCTACGGGCAGTCATCCTCGATTTCTCCGCCGTCAACAACGTTGACGTGACGTCGGTCCAGAACTTAATCGATGTCCGGAGCCAGCTGGACCGTTATGCAGCCCCGGACCGAGTCCAGTGGCACTTCGCTCATATCAACAACCGATGGACCAAGCGGGCTCTCGCTGCCGCGGGATTCGGTCGGCCTTTGGATGTGCCCGAACTCAAGCCGATCTTCAACATCACGGAGGCAGTATACTCTGGAGATAGTTCGGACCAGCGGGCCAGTGATATTGAGTCGCAAGCCGGTGATCAATTGAAACAGAGCAAGAGTAGGGATGACAAGAACGCCGGGGTCCTGAGTATACGGGAGATGGACGAGGCAGCCAAGGGCTCGGAGAGGACTGCTGTGCAGCGACGCGGGGATGGCAAGCCGGCGGTGGTGACTGGGGTGAACTTGCCATTGTTCCATATTGACTTGAAGAGTGCTCTGGAATGTGTGATGGCATCGGTGTCTGACACTCCGGGCAAGGTGCATGCCAGCTAA
- a CDS encoding MFS transporter (COG:G;~EggNog:ENOG410Q07H;~InterPro:IPR020846,IPR011701,IPR036259;~PFAM:PF07690,PF00083;~TransMembrane:12 (i85-104o116-140i152-172o178-200i212-235o241-260i310-336o356-376i396-416o428-449i461-483o489-512i);~go_function: GO:0022857 - transmembrane transporter activity [Evidence IEA];~go_process: GO:0055085 - transmembrane transport [Evidence IEA]), whose product MEAYLQYQRVRKSVQQHLATLKDDCSCPSYSVNAHHGPNCKLSGYHSSLEKLPAGSTAPDAAILVGWEGENDPLNPANLSTSRKLCMTLLVSLIAVAVTIASAIDACGVREYSAYFQVSEVVGSLATALFLIGFAFGSLLSGPFSETFGRNAIYSTTMLLFLIFVMASGLAPNLHGHLIFRFFAGLFASTPLTCAGGTVADLWNPLEKTYAFPVYALPAFVGPMIGQIIGSYIPVTLGWRWLEWVTLIMGGVVLALVLLFQPETYGSLILYWKASILRKETGDERYRAPMEINQKSLGQRLKTSVYRPFAMFYSELIIILMSLYLTIIYIVLFTFLEGYTYIFGDAYGLSEGLTNLCWAGMLVGIFPVIGVVPVVYSWTAKAYARDNSTIAPEMRLWYTMLGGAVAVPISLFWMGWTSNPNISIWSPLVASVVFGYGITTIFIVAYMYLIDSYDAYSASALGFLVFTRYVVAGGVTVAGGPIYEALGVQYTLTILGSISAVMAMVPYLLYFYGPIIRRKSKYAVNVDTE is encoded by the exons ATGGAAGCTTATCTCCAATACCAACGGGTTCGAAAATCCGTGCAACAGCACTTGGCAACGCTGAAAGATGATTGCAGCTGTCCGAGCTACTCTGTCAACGCTCATCATGGTCCTAA CTGCAAACTGAGCGGCTATCATAGTAGCCTGGAGAAGTTGCCCGCCGGATCGACGGCCCCTGACGCTGCGATTCTTGTGggctgggaaggggaaaatgaTCCCTTAAATCCTGCAAACCTGAGCACCTCACGGAAGCTCTGCATGACTTTGTTAGTGTCATTGATAGCAGTGGCCGTGACTATCGCCTCGGCGATTGATGCTTGTGGTGTCAGGGAATATAGCGCATACTTCCAGGTATCCGAAGTTGTCGGCTCTCTAGCAACAG CTCTGTTCCTTATCGGTTTCGCATTTGGTTCCCTTCTCTCTGGCCCTTTCTCTGAAACCTTCGGACGCAATGCCATTTATTCCACAACAATGCTCCTTTTCTTGATCTTCGTCATGGCATCAGGACTAGCCCCAAACCTCCATGGTCACCTTATCTTTCGTTTCTTTGCCGGCCTCTTCGCTTCCACCCCGCTAACCTGCGCCGGTGGCACAGTTGCCGACTTGTGGAACCCTCTGGAAAAGACCTATGCTTTTCCTGTTTACGCTTTACCTGCATTTGTGGGGCCCATGATCGGCCAGATAATCGGGAGCTATATTCCAGTTACACTAGGCTGGCGCTGGCTAGAGTGGGTAACGCTGATCATGGGTGGTGTGGTTCTCGCTCTGGTCCTTTTATTCCAGCCTGAGACATATGGTAGCCTTATTCTCTACTGGAAGGCTTCCATTCTGCGAAAAGAGACTGGTGATGAGAGATACAGAGCTCCCATGGAGATCAATCAGAAGAGCCTCGGTCAGCGATTGAAGACCTCCGTATACCGGCCATTTGCGATGTTTTACTCTGAACTAATTATCATCCTGATGTCACTCTATCTGACGATTATCTATATTGTCCTCTTTACCTTTCTTGAGGGGTATACCTATATTTTTGGCGATGCATATGGCCTTTCCGAAGGACTGACCAACCTTTGCTGGGCTGGTATGCTCGTTGGCATCTTTCCGGTCATCGGCGTGGTGCCGGTGGTTTACAGCTGGACTGCAAAGGCCTATGCTCGAGATAACTCCACTATTGCACCTGAGATGAGACTCTGGTACACGATGCTTGGTGGCGCAGTAGCAGTGCCGATCAGCTTGTtttggatgggatggacaAGCAAT CCAAACATCTCAATCTGGTCCCCTCTCGTTGCCTCCGTCGTTTTCGGCTACGGgatcaccaccatcttcatcgttGCATACATGTATCTCATCGATTCCTACGACGCATATTCTGCATCCGCTCTGGGATTCCTCGTGTTCACGCGATATGTGGTGGCGGGAGGTGTGACTGTTGCTGGAGGTCCGATCTATGAGGCTCTCGGCGTGCAGTATACCCTCACCATTCTGGGGTCTATCAGTGCAGTTATGGCGATGGTGCCTTATTTGCTTTACTTCTATGGGCCGATTATCCGCAGAAAGAGCAAATATGCGGTGAATGTTGACACTGAGTAA